The Coregonus clupeaformis isolate EN_2021a chromosome 13, ASM2061545v1, whole genome shotgun sequence genome includes a region encoding these proteins:
- the LOC121580159 gene encoding cornifelin homolog B-like, producing the protein MEDTTAIVTTDHCAPVTKVAQQQAPGDEEDEEAGGWDVGTESWNPQSAGKLPVLTQPGLGVTTTTVTTITQTGGDWSSSLFNVCGDRTTCLLGAFVPCCLDLSLAHQYGECLCLCLLPGSTFTMRVGIRERYKIRGSVCEHWTTLYGCYPLAICQMIREMKRRMKNQNYQVSTALECS; encoded by the exons ATGGAGGATACCACAGCCATAGTCACCACAGACCA TTGTGCACCAGTCACCAAAGTGgcacagcagcaggccccaggtgatgaggaggatgaggaagccGGGGGCTGGGACGTAGGAACAGAAAGCTGGAACCCACAGAGTGCAGGTAAACTCCCTGTGCTCACGCAGCCTGGGCTGGGGGTAACCACGACGACAGTGACCACCATCACTCAGACGGGAGGGGACTGGAGCAGTAGCCTGTTCAACGTGTGTGGAGACAGGACCACAT GTCTCTTAGGGGCCTTTGTGCCCTGTTGCTTGGACCTGAGTCTGGCCCACCAGTACGGggagtgtctgtgtctgtgtctgctccCTGGCTCCACATTCACCATGCGGGTGGGCATCAGGGAGAGATACAAGATACGG ggCAGCGTCTGTGAGCACTGGACTACGCTGTATGGCTGTTACCCCCTGGCCATCTGTCAGATGATCcgagagatgaagaggaggatgaagaaccAGAACTACCAGGTATCCACTGCACTAGAGTGCTCCTGA